From the genome of Triticum aestivum cultivar Chinese Spring chromosome 3B, IWGSC CS RefSeq v2.1, whole genome shotgun sequence, one region includes:
- the LOC123065857 gene encoding transcription repressor OFP1-like, whose translation MGRHKFRLSDMIPNAWFFKLRDMRGAVRGGGAASPGGASRAGRAGRAPSTPHRASYYYTPRAGDAVGSPLHPPRASDAQFPPLPLSPPRRSSKRRHRRRPVKLAPSLSGSSVVSSPVSTGCRCRRKPELVVVQAPGTPPCRLDKFVGYDNDGDSANSGEALKKPTVAVLGDGGLGGKLITSATDIIIDLRTKKRPDTDKVLLPPIVTRPKPARRTPEDLDLEDKHIDTLARAAQRTTTPFSDEQSKAAKPRRSVSSSARRLKTRGNTPRVASCKKSKPPAPSPAREKTPPLAESFAVVKTSRDPRRDFRESMEEMIAENGICTAADLEDLLACYLSLNAAEYHDLIVDVFEHIWAGLADISM comes from the coding sequence ATGGGGAGGCACAAGTTCCGGCTGTCCGACATGATCCCCAACGCGTGGTTCTTCAAGCTACGCGACATGCGCGGCGCTGTACGGGGCGGGGGCGCCGCCAGCCCTGGCGGGGCGTCGCGGGCGGGCAGGGCTGGACGGGCGCCGAGCACGCCGCACAGGGCATCCTACTACTACACGCCGCGGGCGGGGGACGCCGTGGGGTCCCCACTCCACCCTCCCAGGGCCTCGGACGCGCAGTTCCCGCCGCTGCCGCTGTCGCCGCCGCGCCGGTCGTCCAAGCGGCGCCACCGGAGGCGCCCCGTCAAGCTGGCGCCGTCGCTCAGCGGCAGCAGCGTCGTCTCCTCGCCGGTCTCCACCGGGTGCCGCTGCAGGCGCAAGCCCGAGCTCGTCGTGGTCCAGGCGCCCGGCACCCCGCCGTGTCGCCTCGACAAGTTCGTCGGCTACGATAATGACGGCGACTCGGCCAACTCGGGCGAGGCGCTCAAGAAGCCGACGGTCGCCGTGCTGGgcgacggcgggctcgggggcaAGCTGATCACCTCCGCGACGGACATCATCATCGACCTGCGGACCAAGAAGAGGCCCGACACCGACAAGGTGCTGCTCCCGCCGATCGTGACCAGGCCGAAGCCAGCGCGGAGGACGCCCGAGGACCTCGATCTCGAGGACAAGCACATCGACACCCTCGCGCGCGCCGCCCAACGGACCACCACCCCTTTCTCGGACGAACAAAGCAAGGCCGCCAAACCGAGGCGGTCCGTGTCATCGTCGGCGCGCCGGCTCAAGACGCGCGGGAACACGCCCCGCGTGGCGTCGTGCAAAAAGTCCAAGCCTCCCGCGCCCTCGCCAGCGCGGGAGAAGACGCCGCCTCTGGCGGAGAGCTTCGCGGTGGTGAAGACCTCGCGGGACCCGAGGCGGGACTTCCGCGAGTCCATGGAGGAGATGATCGCCGAGAACGGCATCTGCACTGCCGCCGACCTCGAGGACCTGCTGGCGTGCTACCTCTCCCTCAACGCCGCCGAGTACCACGACCTCATCGTCGACGTGTTCGAGCATATCTGGGCCGGCCTTGCGGACATCAGCATGTAG